TGAAGTACTCCAAAACCGACAGGCCCTCACGGTATGAGGACTTGATCGGGCGAGGGATAATTTCACCCTTCGGGTTGGCTACCAAGCCACGGATACCGGCAATCTGACGAACCTGCATCCAGTTACCACGAGCACCGGAAGAGACCATCCGGTTGATCGTGTTGGATGCGGCGAACGAGTCACGCATAACATCCGCGATCTCGTTGGTTGCCTGGTTCCAGATGTCAATGAGCTCCTGGCGGCGCTCATCATCAGCGATCAAACCCTTGTCATACTGGGCCTGGACCTTGGCGGCCTTGATCTCGTAGCTTTCCAAGATGGCGGGCTTTGCGGCGGGTACCTCAATGTCGGAGATGGCAACTGTAATACCTGAACGAGTTGCCCAGTAGAAACCGGCATCCTTCAAGTTATCCAGTGTTGCTGCCACAACCACCTTGGGGTAACGCTCGGCGAGATCGTTGACGATCTCGGAGAGCTGACCCTTGTCAGCAACAGACTCTACCCACGGGTAATCCGCAGGAAGCGTCTCATTGAAGATGACCTGGCCCAAGGAGGTTTCGATGAGGGCGGTGCCACCGGATTCGAAACCTTCCGGCCCCTTGCGCTCGGGACCGGGAACAAAGTTCTCCAAACGAATCTTGACCTGTGAGTTCAAGTGCAACTCATTGGCGTCGAAGGCCATAACGGCTTCAGCCGAGGTGGAGAACACACGGCCTTCACCGGCTGAACCCTCACGCTTGGTGGTCAAGTGGTACAAGCCGATGATCATATCCTGCGAAGGCAGGGTGACCGGGCGGCCGTCTGAAGGCTTCAGAATATTGTTCGAGGACAGCATCAAGATGCGCGCTTCAGCCTGTGCTTCAGGGCTCAGCGGCAGGTGAACTGCCATCTGGTCACCGTCGAAGTCAGCGTTGAAAGCACCACAAACCAGCGGGTGAAGCTGGATTGCCTTACCTTCGACAAGCTGCGGCTCGAACGCCTGGATGCCCAAACGGTGCAAGGTAGGTGCACGGTTCAGAAGTACCGGGTGCTCGGTGATGATCTCTTCGAGAACATCCCACACCTGGGGACGGAAACGTTCAACCATGCGCTTGGCGCTCTTGATGTTCTGCGCATGGTTAAGGTCAACCAGGCGCTTCATCACGAACGGCTTGAAGAGCTCCAACGCCATCTGCTTAGGCAGACCACACTGGTGCAGCTTCAGCTGCGGGCCAACAACAATAACCGAACGGCCCGAGTAGTCAACGCGCTTACCCAACAGGTTCTGACGGAATCGCCCCTGCTTGCCCTTGAGCATGTCAGAGAGCGACTTCAGCGGACGGTTGCCCGGTCCGGTGACAGGACGGCCACGACGACCGTTATCGAAGAGCGAATCAACAGCTTCCTGGAGCATACGCTTTTCGTTGTTGACGATGATTTCCGGAGCACCCAAATCAAGCAAACGCTTGAGACGGTTGTTGCGGTTGATCACTCGACGGTACAGATCGTTCAAGTCGGAGGTGGCGAAACGGCCACCATCGAGCTGAACCATGGGGCGCAGTTCCGGCGGGATCACCGGGACGGCATCCAGGACCATACCCAGCGGGCTGTTGTTGGTGGTCAAGAAAGCATTGACAACCTTCAAACGCTTCAGGGCACGGGTCTTACGCTGTCCCTTGCCATTTGCAATGATGTCGCGAAGGATCTCCGCTTCACCAGCCATGTCAAAGGTCTCAAGACGGCTCTTGATGGCTTCGGCACCCATGGCACCTTCGAAGAACATGCCGTAACGGTCACGCAATTCGCGGTACAGGGCCTCGTCACCTTCAAGATCGGCAACCTTCAGAGCCTTGAAGCGGTCCCACACCTGCTCGAGACGATCGATGTCAGCGTCAGCGCGCTTACGCACGTTGGCCATCTGACGGTCCGCAGAATCGCGAGCCTTCTTCTTATCGGCGGCCTTGGCGCCCTCACCTTCAAGGCGCTGCAATTCGCCTTCAAGGTCACGAGCGATCGTGGCGATGTCGTTATCGCGGGTATCCACCATGCGCTTCTTCTCCAGATCATGCTCAATCTGGAGGTTCGGCAGCTCTGCATGACGTGCTTCATCGTCAACGCTGGTGATCATGTATGCAGCGAAGTAAATGACCTTTTCAAGGTCCTTCGGTGCAAGGTCCAACAGGTAGCCCAAGCGCGAGGGAACGCCCTTGAAGTACCAGATGTGAGTAACGGGCGCAGCAAGCTCAATGTGGCCCATGCGCTCACGGCGTACCTTTGCGCGGGTGACTTCAACGCCACAACGCTCGCAGATAATGCCCTTGAAGCGCACACGCTTGTACTTGCCGCAGTAGCATTCCCAGTCGCGGGACGGGCCGAAGATCTTCTCACAGAAAAGACCGTCTTTTTCCGGCTTGAGCGTACGGTAATTGATAGTTTCCGGCTTCTTGACTTCGCCGTGGCTCCAGTCGCGGATATCTGCCGCGGTGGCCAGGCCAATCTGCATACTGCCGAAGGAGGATTCGCTGGACATATGGGTCCTGTTCTCTCTAATTCTCTAAAGTCTGAATGTCTAAGCGGGGTACGGGAGGAAGGGAAGGTTCTTTCGGCGGTGGGCTGGCCACCGCCGTCGTCCCCCTAAACTTCTTCGACAGAGTTAGGCTCGGCCCGTGACAGGTCGATGCCCAGCTCCTCCGCGGCCCGGAAGACTTCTTCATCCGAGTCACGCATCTCAATCGCGGCACCGTCGGTGG
This genomic window from Arthrobacter sp. TMP15 contains:
- a CDS encoding DNA-directed RNA polymerase subunit beta', which encodes MSSESSFGSMQIGLATAADIRDWSHGEVKKPETINYRTLKPEKDGLFCEKIFGPSRDWECYCGKYKRVRFKGIICERCGVEVTRAKVRRERMGHIELAAPVTHIWYFKGVPSRLGYLLDLAPKDLEKVIYFAAYMITSVDDEARHAELPNLQIEHDLEKKRMVDTRDNDIATIARDLEGELQRLEGEGAKAADKKKARDSADRQMANVRKRADADIDRLEQVWDRFKALKVADLEGDEALYRELRDRYGMFFEGAMGAEAIKSRLETFDMAGEAEILRDIIANGKGQRKTRALKRLKVVNAFLTTNNSPLGMVLDAVPVIPPELRPMVQLDGGRFATSDLNDLYRRVINRNNRLKRLLDLGAPEIIVNNEKRMLQEAVDSLFDNGRRGRPVTGPGNRPLKSLSDMLKGKQGRFRQNLLGKRVDYSGRSVIVVGPQLKLHQCGLPKQMALELFKPFVMKRLVDLNHAQNIKSAKRMVERFRPQVWDVLEEIITEHPVLLNRAPTLHRLGIQAFEPQLVEGKAIQLHPLVCGAFNADFDGDQMAVHLPLSPEAQAEARILMLSSNNILKPSDGRPVTLPSQDMIIGLYHLTTKREGSAGEGRVFSTSAEAVMAFDANELHLNSQVKIRLENFVPGPERKGPEGFESGGTALIETSLGQVIFNETLPADYPWVESVADKGQLSEIVNDLAERYPKVVVAATLDNLKDAGFYWATRSGITVAISDIEVPAAKPAILESYEIKAAKVQAQYDKGLIADDERRQELIDIWNQATNEIADVMRDSFAASNTINRMVSSGARGNWMQVRQIAGIRGLVANPKGEIIPRPIKSSYREGLSVLEYFIATHGARKGLADTALRTANSGYLTRRLVDVSQDVIVREDDCGTERGLTLPIAVVDGAGEIVLHEEVENSVYARTLASEVVDSNGQVLAVAGADVGDVLIDKLFAAGIEEIKVRSVLTCESTVGTCALCYGRSLATGKTVDIGEAVGIIAAQSIGEPGTQLTMRTFHTGGAVSASRGEDITQGLPRIQELFEARTPKGVAPIAEAAGRINIDESEKTMRLILTPDDGTEEIAYPVLRRARLQVADGEHVEVGQKLIVGAVDPKQVLRILGPRAAQKHLVEEVQRVYRSQGVGIHDKHVEVIVRQMLRRVTVIESGDSKLLPGELAERGRFETENRRVVSEGKKPASGRNELMGITKASLATESWLSAASFQETTRVLTQAAMEGKSDPLLGLKENVIIGKLIPAGTGLPRYTDVTVEPTEEAKANLFTGPSAFSDFDYVGGVGDLGAEFRAIPLDDYDLGTNFSG